One window of the Zea mays cultivar B73 chromosome 3, Zm-B73-REFERENCE-NAM-5.0, whole genome shotgun sequence genome contains the following:
- the LOC103650756 gene encoding crossover junction endonuclease MUS81 translates to MAAPAPALMQLKVRIPENEEVARCLHEKRLSMREQPAGFKEHLDRTFAKAYRNVCAANEPIRTLKEFSKINGVGPWLIRCMKGFFAESKQDSPAKGKKTRVPKCCVTKKKTAASASLGKGPPSNLNCQNAQFSSSQGTLELQPSGKTGSTDFNMLDKDVVSMNNCILAMPPRQSSEEFLEAYEVVLILDDRENFGYCSRKVASKKVADNIGSQFNVPVEVKRLPVGDGIWIARHKKNFTEYVLDFIVERKNVADLGSSIRDNRYKDQKTRLQRCGLRKLMYLVEGDPNTSKGSAASIKTACFTTEIFEGFDVLRTNGYTDTMRTYGYLTLSIMDYYSTNFCRLDKSACICPTYDEFERHCHCLQKRTVSQIFALQLMQVPQVTEKVALTVIEFYPTLFSLARAYSMLEGDIHAQEEMLKNKSKMINAGASRNIFRLVWGDGCQSSGLILD, encoded by the exons atggcggcgccggcgccggcgttgATGCAGCTCAAGGTGCGGATCCCGGAGAACGAGGAGGTGGCTCGCTGCCTCCACGAGAAGCGGCTGTCTATGAGGGAGCAGCCGGCCGGTTTCAAGGAGCACCTGGACCGCACGTTCGCCAAAGCCTACCGCAATGTCTGCGCCGCCAATGAGCCCATCCGGACTCTCAAGGAGTTCTCCAAAATCAA TGGTGTAGGACCATGGCTCATACGCTGTATGAAAGGCTTCTTTGCAGAGTCCAAGCAGGATTCTCCAGCGAAAG GAAAGAAAACAAGAGTACCAAAGTGCTGTGTGACAAAGAAGAAAACTGCTGCTTCTGCTTCTCTTG GCAAGGGACCTCCTTCCAACTTAAATTGTCAGAATGCTCAGTTTTCTTCATCCCAAGGAACATTGGAGCTGCAACCATCTGGTAAAACG GGTTCTACTGACTTCAATATGCTAGACAAGGATGTTGTATCAATGAACAATTGTATACTGGCTATGCCACCTcgtcaatcaagtgaagagtttctTGAAGCTTACGAGGTTGTTCTGATATTGGATGATCGTGAGAATTTTGG GTATTGTTCAAGAAAAGTTGCTTCAAAAAAGGTTGCTGATAACATTGGCTCGCAGTTTAACGTACCTGTAGAG GTTAAACGTTTGCCTGTAGGTGATGGCATATGGATCGCTCGTCATAAAAAAAATTTTACAGAATATGTTCTAGATTttattgttgaaaggaaaaatgttGCAGATTTAGGTAGTTCAATTAGAGACAATCGATACAAAGATCAGAAAACAAGGCTGCAG AGATGCGGGTTAAGGAAGCTTATGTATCTTGTCGAAGGTGATCCAAATACTTCAAAAGGATCAGCAGCAAGCATAAAAACAGC CTGCTTTACCACTGAGATTTTCGAAGGATTTGATGTTCTGCGTACCAATGGGTATACTGATACCATGAGAACATATGGTTATCTTACACTCTCGATAATGGATTACTACAGCACAAATTTCTGCAGACTTGATAAAAGTGCCTGTATATGCCCAACCTATGATGAGTTTGAGAGACACTGTCATTGCCTTCAGAAAAGAACAGTGAGCCAAATATTTGCTCTGCAGCTTATGCAG GTGCCACAAGTAACAGAGAAAGTTGCATTAACTGTTATAGAGTTCTATCCAACTCTTTTCTCACTCGCAAGGGCGTACTCCATGCTT GAAGGTGATATCCATGCCCAAGAGGAGATGTTGAAGAACAAGAGCAAGATGATAAATGCAGGGGCTAGTAGAAATATCTTCAGGCTTGTCTGGGGTGATGGATGTCAATCTTCAGGGTTAATTTTGGACTAG